CTTCCGACCCCATGACCCACTTCAAGAATTCCTCAGCAGAAACTTCGTCAAGTCTATTGAGAATGGCTTCAGCTTCGGCTCCTTCGAGGAAATTGTCAGGTATCGACCCCTCGTTTTCATTTGCAAAGGATTCAGAGTCGATGTTCCATCCTGAGGAACGCTTGCCGTCGTTATACTCCCCAGTCTCCATCAACTCCTTCTGGGAGTCACTATACTCCTGTAGGACACGCTGGTTGTTCGCCTCAGGATGTGGATGTTCTCCTTCCTCAACGGCGGAATCCTTGTTTATTTCCGGAGTCAGCCACCAGATGTGAGTCACTGCGTCCGTTACCCTAATTTTTCGGACGTTAACCCATTCAATCGGATTCGGAAGTTTAGCGGGATTGTACCAGTAAAAGTCCTGAGCGAGGTGCATCTGACCCTCGTCTTCATCGACAAGACGATTCAGTAGCTCAAACTGATACGGAGATCTTTCAGGCCATCCACGTTTGAATGCGCCTCCAATCTCTACGACGAATGAACCGTGAGGCTGGAGTACACGACGAACTTCGGGAATGAACTCCATGAACCAGTCGTTGTACCCTTCTTGGTCCTCGTTCCCGTACTCCTTCTGGTGCTGTAGGGCGAAAGGAGGCGACGTAACGATCAGGTCTATGCTGTTGTCAGGCAGTTCTTCTAGCAGTTCTCGGCTATCGCCGTGAAATGCCGACCCTCCTTCAGCACTGTAATAGGGAGACTTATCCATCAGTTCGGTAACGGCAGAATCCTCAGTCATTCTATCACGTGCAGGTGCGCTCGTTGTGAGTTTCATTGGTGGGGGTGTTGATTACTCTGTTGCTCTCTCGGCCCCGGGCTGCTAATCGGATGACCGTTTCCATCCTACACAACGTAGTATGGATACTAAATATTTGCCATCTGAGCTGTTTTTATCGGTCTCGGTCGTGGATTATATTGTATCTGAGAGTGAAAACAGAACTAGTGCCTCGAAGACGGAACGATGAATCAGGACGATATCAGGAAGTCTACTCAGCCGAGGAGATTCTATCTCTGCTGGAGGATACTCGCCTATCTACGAGTGAGGTTGCTGAGCAGTTGGATTGTCACCGGACAACTGCCCATAATCGTCTAAGCAAACTTGAAGATGTAGGAAAGGTCACGTCAAAACAGGTAGGTAACACGCTGATTTGGGAAATAGAGATGGCGCTTGATTGACCGGAGTTCCTGGTTGCCACAATTCACCCATAAAAACAAGTGGCGGTGAGGCACACAAGGCAGTATGTCGGATGAACTGGTCAGTTCTGTCTCAGAATCGAACATCAGCGGCGTACTGGATCAAAAAGTACTGTTTTCAGTTCCGGACTACCAGCGGTTGTACTCATGGGGAGAAGATCAGTGGGATGAATTCTGGAGAGACCTTACTGGACTGGAGGAAGAGGAAAGTCATTTTCTCGGGTCAATTGTTGTCATAGAGCGAACCGGGGGATTCGGAAAGTTAGATGAATACGAGTTGGTAGACGGTCAACAGCGATTAACTACGATTTCTCTACTCCTAAAGGCCATACAGACCCATTTCAAAGAGAGTGATGACCCAAATAATATCAGTAATATGATTCGTACTGATTATCTATATGAATCTGATCCAGATAATATTGAGCATGTAAAATTGAGTCTGAGTCAGTTTGAGGACGGAGACTACCAAAATATAATCGAAGAGAATATTTCTAGCGTCAACGAAGACAGTCAGCTCCTCAAGGCCTACAGGCACTTCCAAGAACTGTTAGAGGACCTTGACAGTGATGAAATCAACAATAGACGGAAACGGTTAGTCCTCTCTATGAATATGGTTGTGATCCAATGTAGCGGAACTGCGTCTGCATTCCGTCTATTTGAGACTCTGAATGACCGAGGGTTAGAACTCTCCGCCGTTGACCTAATGAAAAACTCTCTGCTGCAAGTCGCATCAACAAAATTTGGAACTCAACAGTATGAGTCAATTCGAAGTAAGTGGGAAACAGTCCTTGAAAAAGTCGTTTACGAGATCGACAACCCGGATCGCTTCTTCAGACACTATATTATGTCCCGCCCCGAACCAGACATTTCAGGAAGTGTTACATCTCGGCGTCTATATGAGGAATTCAACGATATAATCAAAAATAAACTCCCGTCGAATGGCGTAGACCTCATTGACTACGTAGATGGGATGGTCCAAGAAGCGGATCTATACGTGGGACTCACACAGGCGAAAGTTGACGAATTCCAAGGTAGACAACAACAGAAAATCAATAATCGCCTACAGAATTTAAATGATATCGGGTCGTCCCACTCTCGAACACTACTGTTGCGAGCCTTCGACGAATTCGATGAATACGATGATATCTCTCAGACCCTAAAGTATGTAGAAGTTTTCATGATACGCTGGAAGCTGGCAAACTATCAGAGCGGAACAGGACTCGACAAAATCTTCTCCGAGCTTTGTTCTAATGCGTTCAGTAGTGACGAGCCATTACCTCAGGACCCGCTCGAAGCAATCAAAGAAAAGCTAAGCGAAGAAGCTCCGAGCGATGAGGAAGTCTACGCTGGTTTGGCAAACGATGACTTCAGTCGCACTGCTCAGACGAAATATATTCTGGATATGATTGAAAGACATCACTATATGCCCGCTGAAGGGAGTGGTGCAAAATCTTACAACAGAGCAACCGTCGATATTGAACATATAGCTCCCAGAGCGACCTTCTCGGCCAAGAAGTACAGTCCATGGAGAGATGTTCTGGGCGTCGATGAAGACGGATTCAGCCAATATAAAAATCGTCTGGGTAACCTGACACTCCTCGAAGATCGTCTGAATGAGGCTGCATCAGATAACCCGTTCCAGCAGAAAAAAGACCAGTATAAGCTCTCAGACTTTGAGATGACCCAAGAAATCCGAGAGAAGTACGATATCTGGACCCATAATGAGATACAAAAACGGTCTGAGGACTTAGCAGAAATCGGGGTAGAAATCTGGAACTTCAACACGTTCTAATACTTTAAAATCGTTCGTACTCAGGTTCAGCAGGTGATTTTATCAAATCTCGATTCAAAATAGAGCCTGATAGTCATCTATAGGTATTCGAAGAATGGTAGACAAGCAACTCGTTATGATCGCTGGTTCTGTGGCAGGAGCATTAGCAGTTAGTGTGACTCTCATTGGTAGGGTCTATGGAATATTTCTCGACAGTATCGGTGCAACTGGTGCAATAGTCGTCTCTATTATGGCATTATCTCTCTTCGCACTACTCGTCCTCTCTATCGACAACCGGATCAAAATCAATCAAATGAACGGGGGTGACGACGAATGAACCCTGATGACGTGGTGGAGGCGTTCGTTTCAACCATCATCATAGTCGTAATGTTGGTCGTCGCAATTACGATTTGGAATCAGGACATTGGTATGGTCTTAGTCAATCTATTACCGAATTTCGTAGAGATATTAGTCTGGTTGTTTGTCGGTGCGATCATAGCGGCACTACTGGTTCAGCTCGTAGAAGAGTTCTAAAACAGACAAGCTCGGTGATGCAATCAATGAAATAACCACAGGTCTCGAAGACCTTGAAAGAGAATCACAGAGGAAGCTGGTGATACAAATGAATCTTGACCGAGACTGCCATATCCGATGTGACTGCGGCATGGTTGTGACGGTAGCCATCAACAATATAGCCGATTGTCCTGATTGTCCTCGTCCTCATTTAGTACCTGCCGAACATTGGGTTACTGAACATCGAGAGGGGTGAATGAAGGTTTACTCACTAATTCATCTTCGATAATACTTCCGGGACCTCGATTCTCAATGGTATTTCCTTCACGAGAAGGAAGCGACCACATCACGACCGAGACCGTGAGGAACGTAGTTGAAGACTTAGCAGTGGAAGCAGATGTTTGTCCTCGAAGGACTGACGGAGAGTCAGCAGAACCGGAAGAAT
The window above is part of the Halosimplex rubrum genome. Proteins encoded here:
- a CDS encoding DNA-methyltransferase, producing the protein MTEDSAVTELMDKSPYYSAEGGSAFHGDSRELLEELPDNSIDLIVTSPPFALQHQKEYGNEDQEGYNDWFMEFIPEVRRVLQPHGSFVVEIGGAFKRGWPERSPYQFELLNRLVDEDEGQMHLAQDFYWYNPAKLPNPIEWVNVRKIRVTDAVTHIWWLTPEINKDSAVEEGEHPHPEANNQRVLQEYSDSQKELMETGEYNDGKRSSGWNIDSESFANENEGSIPDNFLEGAEAEAILNRLDEVSAEEFLKWVMGSEELEDASAGDLLRRLGMGGRTADNVIEASNTASNTHYLSMCREFGFDSHPARFPRQIPEFFIDYLTPNPPYDEWDEGRLDRPVVLDIFGGSNLTGSIAQQKGRYWMAFEQEEKYLETSQFRFLTEDEIKKRLDEDQSDFGDFAEIGDD
- a CDS encoding helix-turn-helix domain-containing protein — translated: MTVSILHNVVWILNICHLSCFYRSRSWIILYLRVKTELVPRRRNDESGRYQEVYSAEEILSLLEDTRLSTSEVAEQLDCHRTTAHNRLSKLEDVGKVTSKQVGNTLIWEIEMALD
- a CDS encoding DUF262 domain-containing protein, with protein sequence MSDELVSSVSESNISGVLDQKVLFSVPDYQRLYSWGEDQWDEFWRDLTGLEEEESHFLGSIVVIERTGGFGKLDEYELVDGQQRLTTISLLLKAIQTHFKESDDPNNISNMIRTDYLYESDPDNIEHVKLSLSQFEDGDYQNIIEENISSVNEDSQLLKAYRHFQELLEDLDSDEINNRRKRLVLSMNMVVIQCSGTASAFRLFETLNDRGLELSAVDLMKNSLLQVASTKFGTQQYESIRSKWETVLEKVVYEIDNPDRFFRHYIMSRPEPDISGSVTSRRLYEEFNDIIKNKLPSNGVDLIDYVDGMVQEADLYVGLTQAKVDEFQGRQQQKINNRLQNLNDIGSSHSRTLLLRAFDEFDEYDDISQTLKYVEVFMIRWKLANYQSGTGLDKIFSELCSNAFSSDEPLPQDPLEAIKEKLSEEAPSDEEVYAGLANDDFSRTAQTKYILDMIERHHYMPAEGSGAKSYNRATVDIEHIAPRATFSAKKYSPWRDVLGVDEDGFSQYKNRLGNLTLLEDRLNEAASDNPFQQKKDQYKLSDFEMTQEIREKYDIWTHNEIQKRSEDLAEIGVEIWNFNTF